A single Salmo salar chromosome ssa19, Ssal_v3.1, whole genome shotgun sequence DNA region contains:
- the LOC106578266 gene encoding SUMO-conjugating enzyme UBC9-B: MSGIALSRLAQERKAWRKDHPFGFVAVPTKNPDGTMNLMNWECAIPGKKGTPWEGGLFKLRMLFKDDYPSSPPKCKFEPPLFHPNVYPSGTVCLSILEEDKDWRPAITIKQILLGIQELLNEPNIQDPAQAEAYTIYCQNRVEYEKRVRAQAKKFSPS, encoded by the exons ATGTCAGGCATTGCATTGAGCCGGCTTGCCCAGGAGCGCAAAGCATGGCGGAAAGACCACCCTTTC GGCTTTGTGGCTGTGCCGACGAAAAACCCAGATGGAACGATGAACTTGATGAACTGGGAATGTGCTATTCCTGGGAAGAAGGGG ACCCCTTGGGAAGGAGGCTTGTTCAAACTGCGGATGCTGTTCAAGGATGACTATCCTTCCTCGCCCCCAAAGT GTAAATTTGAGCCTCCACTCTTCCATCCTAACGTATATCCGTCAGGCACAGTATGCCTATCCATTCTAGAGGAAGACAAGGACTGGCGACCAGCCATCACCATCAAGCAG ATCCTATTAGGAATACAGGAACTCTTAAATGAGCCCAATATCCAGGATCCAGCCCAAGCAGAGGCATACACAATTTACTG CCAAAACAGAGTAGAATATGAAAAAAGAGTTCGAGCACAGGCCAAAAAATTCTCCCCTTCATAA